In Myxococcales bacterium, the genomic window CGGTCAGCTGCTGGTGATCGCGCTGCCCGAAGAGTCCTTCTATCGAGGTTACCTGCAGACCGCCCTCGACGACGTGTGGAAGCCACGCGTGAAGATCCTGGGCGCGGAGCTCGGCTGGGGCATCCTGGTCTCGAGCGCGCTGTTCGCGCTGGGTCACTTCGCGACGGAGGTCCATCCGAACCGGCTCGCGGTGTTCTTCCCGGCGTTGGTGTTCGGGTGGCTGAGGGCGCGCACGAAGGGTGTGGGCGCGGGGATCGTGTTCCATGCGCTGTGTAATTTGTTCGCGGCGTATTTGGCGCGGAGTTACGGGATGGGGCATTGATGCGGCACTCGACCGGCGTCTCAGTCACCCGGCCCGAGAAAGCGCACTTTCCGTCACTGACCCCAACCAGGCGTCATGACGCAGCTCCACTGCAGGGACGGGTGATCGAGATCGACGTCGACGAGCCATGTCTTGACGGACTTGCTGTCGAACCACCCTCCGTAGACGTGACGACCGTGGACGGACTTGAACGACAACAGTCCCGGAGTGTCACCTTGAAGCTGACATCGCTTGCCTGTCGCGAGGTCCAAGGTCGCGAGGGCCGTGCTGATGCCGTAGTAGTCGCCGTAGTCCGACGGATTCGGGTCCGCCGCGGACATGGGCGGCTCGCTCCAAACGGCGAGGCCGTCGCCGATGGCGGGAAACACCTTGGCGCGTGGCTTTCCGGGTGAATCGAAGGTCCCGCGCTTCGTGGCCTTGGACGTGAAGTCGTGCCAGTAGAGCTCGCCACCACTACGCGTGATGAACGCACTCGACCCCGGTCCGGGCGGGTCCCGGTAGTCGATCCACGTGTACTGCTTGCGGTCCGCCGAGCAGCTCCCGTCGAACTGCAGCTCGGTTCCGTCGTCAATCTTCTGTTGGCTCCCCGTCTCCGGATCGACGAGGTAGATCTTGCCGGACTCGCAGATGAATGCCGTTTCTGTCGCGCATAGGGAGTAACACGCACCGGGGCCGAGATACTTCAGCTCCCCCGTCTGCAGGTTGCGCGCGCGAAATCCATTGTAGATGAAGAAGGCGTACTTGCTGTTGAGCGCGGTGAGCTCACTCGCGCTGGCGCCGGAGTCCGGGGGCTCGTAGCGGAAGACGACCTTGGTCTCGCCGGTTACGAGGCTGGTCAGCTGAACTTCACCGTTCCCAATTCCGAACGATCGCGCACTCAGCACATGGTCTGACCAGATCGAGGGTTCAATCCGCGGCGCATCGGCTGGATGAGGGAGGACGGTCGTCGGAGTCGCCCCCACCGCCACGTGCGCGAGCCCAGAAGCGGCAATCGCGAGCACGCGTCCGGTGGTGAACGCATGCCCGTAGGCTGCGGGGTTCGTCATTGGCAGGTTCAGCGCCACCCGGCACCCAGGCCCACAATCTGGGTTCTGCTCCGGCCCAACCACCGGCCAGTCCTTCGGCTTGTTCTCGTGCCACACCGGGTCCCAGGGCTCGCCGCCGCTACCGTCTTGATTTGCACCCCCGGTTCCCGTACCCGCGGCAGAACCGCCGCCACCAGCCGTGGCATCACCACCCCCGGGACAGCCCCACACCAAGACGAACGGAGACACGACCACCAGCACACCGCCGAGCCATCGTGTGTGCGCAACTGTTCGCATCCACCCAGCCGTCAAGGGACGACCCTTGCCAGGTCCGCTTTTTCGCCGACCACCCGAGCGGAGAGGACCCGAGAATCCCGGCGTTTTACCCAGCTCTCTAGGTTATGAGAGCCAACGACACTCGGATGCTGGTCGCGAAGGTCGATGATCGGTTGCTGTTGGCCACTGAGGCTGACGCCGTACGCTCGCATGCCGACCGCATCGGCCCGGAGCGCAGTGAGCGGATGCACGAGCGTCTTACCGCTGCCCAACTTCGGCAAGCTCGGATCCGTCACGGTCAGATCGTAGAGAACGGGCCCCGTCGCCACCAGCAGGCGCTCATTCACGTGGGCGACCGCGGTCACGCGTGCCAGCCCGTCGACGAGCGGAGGCGGTAGCAAAGCGTCGGCCTTCTTGCATAGCGCAACGGCAGTCGGATTGGTGTCGAGGGCGAGCAGCTTCGGACCAAACGGCACCAGCAAGGACATCGATTGCAGCGTGACCGGTTCATCGGCACCGCCCGCCACGATCGCGAGGCCGAGCGTCGTCGCGATCGCCCAGGTGTGCGCAGCCGCCGCCGCTCCCCCGCACGAAAACGTGATCAGGACCGACGTTACTCGATGTTGCCCTTTTCGTCATAGCAGCGAACTCCACCCGGCAAGTACTGCTTCGCGAACTGGCAGTAATCGAAGCCGAGGCAGATGCCGTAGTTCTGCGCCGCGTGCGCGTCCTGCTTCGGCACGTCGTACACCAGGCAACTCTCCGTCCAGCTGCACGGGAGATCCATTCCCTTGCCCGGAACCACGCGGCAGCTCTTTCCATAACTTCCCGGCTGAGGCACGCAAAGCCCGAACGGGTGCAATGGGGACCGCCCAGAGCACCGGTAGGTGGCTCCACAGGGTGCGCAACTTCCGCCGCAGATGAACTGGTACCCGCCACTTGGCATTCCGCCACCGGGACAGGTTTGATTCGCGATCGGGAGCGGCGATCCGTCATAGCTCTCCTTGTCGGCATAGCGGCAGACGCCCCGCGCGCCCAGGTCCCAGAGAGCCGAACACACCGCTGCTTCCACGCAGACCAACTGATTGGACGTTCGCTGCACACAAGCCTCCCCATCCTGGCACTCAAAGCACTGCGTGGCACCCTTGGCAGCGGCGTCGCTAAAACACACACCAGAACCACTCGGGGCCACGTCATCGCGGTCGAGCACTTCAATGCAGTTGCCTGGACATTCGGGCGCAGTCAGCCATTTGCAATTTAGTTTACCGCCACAGAGGCGAATGCCGTCCATGCTCTCGCAAGCCGGATGCGTCGATGCGGCGCCGCCAGCGGCGGGGCTCCCGCCCGAGCCCGCGTCCACGTGCACATCGCCACCGCAGCCAAGTGCGGCAGCCGCGCAACCGACCGAGACGACCCGCAAAAGCTCCATCGCTCCTCAACCTGGCGGAAGGCATTCCCCACCGCCCGGCAAGCTCGCCGCCGCCGCGACGCACTCCAGAATCGGCAGGCAGAACGAATACCGATCTGCCAGGGGCTGTGCTTTTGCCTCGACTTGGAACGTGAAGCACCCCGACCCCTTGGGACAAGACTCAGGCTTGCTGATGACGCTCGAGCCCGTGCACGAAAAACCCGTGGGGGAATCCGGCACGCACAGGCCGAACGGATGAAGCGGAGAGCGTCCGGTGCATTTTCGGCCCGTCGGACAGCCACCGCACGCTCCGCCACATGCGGGGACGTTGACCGCCGACGGGCAAGTGCTGGGCGCGGGCAGGGGCTCGCCTGTGAACAACCCGAAGTCCGCATAGCGGACCGAGTCCGCACCGGCCCCGTTGCGAGCGTACAGTTCAGCGACCGAAAACGGCACAGCCCAGAGATCGTCGGGCGCCCCAAAGATCGAGGCGCAGGCGTCTCCGTCCGCGGGCAGCCAGCATGGTTTTGGCACGAAAGGCCACGATTCAAGGCAGGCGCCGGCCGCGGCGGCGGCCTGTTGCGTGCACGTCTTGCACTCCGCCCCTCCTTCCGGGCAGTTCGCTGGTCCGCGACAAACACGAATGCCCTCAGGGCTTGAACATTGGGTCGCGGCATCGGGCGCCGCGTCGATTGGAGGCGGGGCATCCCCATCGTGGTCCACCGAGGCGTCCCCTTGAGGCCCGTCCGGCTGGGTCGTCGATGTCTCTCCGGAGCAGCCTTGAGCCAGGATCGCCGAGAGCAGCAGGGCAAGCGTGTTCTCCCACCTCACAGGTTGCAGACTCCGTAGTAGCGCTTTGTGAAGGCCACGCGCGGCCGCGTCTGGACCGAGCACAAGCTGGCAGGAACCGACGTGTCTTCGACCTGCACAGCGGCCAGGTACACCCCGTAGGTCGGGCTCGCGGTTGGGCGATCGCCCGCATCGAACCAAACGAGCTCGACCGCGTCAGGATAGAAATTCAAGCGCTTGGTTTTGAGCGCCACCTGACAGATCTTCTGGTCTGCCGCAATCCCAGAAATCGAGGTGGGGCATGCGTCGTTGGGTGGCTTTGCGCAGACCCAGTTCGCGTCGGAGTTTAGTGTGTTTGCCACGTCCACGCGCTCTGCGGAGCTGAGCCCCAACACTTGCCCGCCCTGCGAAGCGAGCGCGGTAACTGCGAACTTGGCGACTGCGCAATCGGACACGCTCTCGCAATCGAAGTAATCCACACCGCTCGACTGAGGGATTGGCACGCGTTGGCAGCTTCTCAGAATGGCGTTTAGCTCGTCCGGAACGTCTGTCCCGAATGACTCGTCGATGTGGTCCTCGACGTCGGGGGTAGGCACGCTGCAGATACCCTGACAGTCGGCCAAGGTGTTCTCCTTCACTCCTTTCGCGATCTTCAACTGGCTGTTCGAATCGAGTGTGAAGGCGTATCGGTAGCGGGTCTTGATTGCGATATCGGCTCCAAAGGAAGGATCGAGGTCAAACGAGAGGTCGACGAAGAATCCTCCGCGTTGATCGAAAACTCCCAAGGGTCCGCCAGCGACATACGCGGGCACGTGCATGTAGCCGTGCACGTAGGTCGCGGAGTTCCACCCGGAGCTTATGAAATCCCAAAGCGCGGAACCCAACGAGAGCTCGTCGAAGAGGCGGTTGCCGATCTCCCACAGCAGCCCGCCATCTGCAGCGCCATCGCGACGAGAGTTGCCCCCGTAAGCGATGTCAGCCGAGCAGAACCCGTGGTCCATGACCCGTGCCCCACGCAATGCCTCGCCAGCTCCGTCGAACCAGTACGGATCCAGATTGAAGCTGGCCAGATCTGAAGCAGCGGGCGGGGTCTGGCTGAACGGTGACGGATGCGGCACGCCGAGGCCAGGAGCACGGTGGCGGGCCTGGTCATACGCGGTCGTATTGCCCAGATCCGACTTCCCGAGTGGCAAGTGCAAGTCGTGCGGGTCGTCCACAAAGTAGACGACCTCGGTGTTTCTGGTGTCTGCACCGTAGCGCGCAGTGAGCGCCTCCAATTGGGTATCGGCTACGGCCGTCAGAGCATCCTTGTCGTAGACGAAAGTTCGCCCCGTTGTGCTCAGGCGACCCCAACGCAGCTGGTCGTCCGACCAGAGCTGGAGATTGGACAACCCCTGGTCGCTGTTGCCACCGCACGCGGTGACGACGGACAGGAGCACCAGCGCCGCTGCGTGCTGCGTGCTGCGTGCTGCGTGCTGCGTGCTGCGTACTGCGTGCTGCGTGCTGCGTGCTGCGTGCTGCGTGCTGCGTGCTGCGTGCTGCGTGCTGCGTGCTGCGTGCTGCGTGCGTGCTGCGTGCGTGCTGCGCCGTGCATGAACCGACCTCCCCGAATGTGGATCGAATCTACGGTGTCCCGCACGGCAGCGTCAAGGTGTTCGACCGGTCACGCTCACCGCCGATGACGGTGCGCGTTCCACCGACATCACGCATCGTCACTCTGGGAGCAGATGGCAGGCCTCACGCCACCGGCGGCGGTCTCAAGCTCGCTCGCGGCTGGATCAGCGCATGGACGCCGTCATCGAAGCGAGCGCCCACGAGCGCGGAGCGATGCATCCCCTCCGCAGGTGGCGAGCATGCACCAAGCGCGGATCGACCCGTCCCCTCCACCCGCGCGCGCGCGAGCATCGGCAAGACGCTGGTGGTCTCGGCAAGACATCACCGCTCGCGCGCGCCGGGTAAGGAGGGGACCGGCGAGCGAAGCGAGACGAGGGGAGGCAGCACGAGCGGCGTATTTGGCGCGGAGTTACGGGATGGGGCGATGAGGGTGGAAACGAACATGGAGAGCTCGACGACGTCGAACTGCCCGGCGCGCTGGTGAACGCCCTGTCGAATCGCGGGCGGCCAGCGCCCACGACAGCGACGGACGCGCTGGCACATCTTGCGCGGCTGTTCGGTCAAGTTCGGAAGATCGCCGCGAGCGCCTTGCGGTCATGCCGATGCGGCGAGCCACGCTCACCGTCGTGCTTTGGCCTGTCCTGGCTACTTCGTTCATCCGCTACCATGCGGCGGTTCACCCCACGCGCCGTGCGAGTTGTTCATCGAGCGCCAGTGTATACCCTGGCCTCGATGGCTCAGAAGCTGCGTGAAGCAAAGCTGGGGTTGGGTCGACGCCGAATCCCGTTGTTCGTCATGTGCGGCGTCGCTGCAATCGCGTGCAGCTGCGTTGAGCGCGACGGAGCACGGATCTCGAGCGAGCCCGACCTGGCCGGCGCGCTCGGCGCGTATCGCAACGAGTACACCGCGCGCGAAGGCCAGACGCGCCGCGCGCTCGAAGCGCTGCGCGGCATGGTCGACAAGAAGACGCCGCTGGCCGCGCTGCCCACGCTGCGCACGAGTGATCCGCGGGTGATATTGGTGGCGTTGGCGGGAGAGCTGGCGGGGGCGGGGTGGGTGCAGGGGTGAGACCGCACGACCCCCGCGATGCGAGTGTCAGGCCGCGCGGTCAGCAGGCGTTCGCGCAGATCGGCGCCGCCGCGGGGTCGCGGAGCTTCTGCCGGAACGCTTGGGCACCCCGGAACGCCCGGGGAGCGATCTCGCGCATGAACCCAATGGCGCTACCCCGCAATGAACCCAACCGAGGCATCGATGCGCGGAATACCCACATTGACCAACGCCAAACTTTGTGGAGAATCGACAACGATGGGGGCGCGTTTGCGCTTCCTTTGGAGGGAGCCATGCATGGAGCCGCAGAGCCGCAGAGCCGCAGAGCCGCGGAAGGGCCGATGCGTCCTCATCGCCGTCCTCTTCGTGATGGTGGTCGTTTCGCCGTCTCGTGCAGTCGGACAGATCAACGTCGCCCTGAGCTACTGCGCGCCTGACCTCGGGCACGGCTGCGACAACCAGATCCCGAGCGCGTGCCCCCAGTTGCTCCAGGGTTACAAGGGCACTGGCACAGCGAACAGCCCCAGCGTCCGCAGGCTCAGGGTCTTCCTCGGATACTACGTCGGCGTCGGTGCGAACAAGACCGCGGCGATCGCCGCTACCGATCGAATCGAGCTCTGCCGCGTCAAGTCGACCAACGAAGTCGACTGTCCGGGCGTTGTGCCTTGGCTCGTTTACGACAAGAACGTGCCGGCGACCAGCATCGATCCGAACTCCGTCGCGCAAGGCTTCACACTCACGGACCGCCAGCCCGCTCGCTTGATCCCCATCGACTGGGCCAGCCCAGGCGAAGCGGAGACTCACTTGATGGTGAGAGTGAACGGCGGCAGCACCATTCTTGGCGACATCGGCGCGCACGGGATCTGCGCAAGCTGGAGAGAGCTTGCCGCCGACCCGCCGGGTGGTAAGTTCCTCGTGGTCGGTGTGAATCCGACAACCCTGTCCTTGTTCCACGCATGCACGGACGGGTCGAAGCTCGACTGGGCCCAAGGGCTACTCGGGCACGTTCCGCAGCGCAATGCATGTGTGTCGCCGCAAATCGCTGACTACGTCCGGCAAGCGTTCGGTACGATCGACGTCGCACAGCGGGATCGCGTCCAGAGCGGGTTGGCGCCGCCGAACCTAGCCAACCCATCTGCGGCAGACGCCAAGGTGGCATGGTTCAACGGCCGCAACGCCACCGGTGCCGCCTTGCCCATGCGGTTGCTGCTCGGGCCGCATCCTTCGGCCGGGCAGTCCGATTGGGGAGCGCTGCACATGAACGTCGATGCGATCCGCAACATCCAGCCCGGGCTGCTACCGCACCAGGCCCTCGCAGGACCGGCGATCGACGCCCTGGACATCATCACCCATGAGTACTTCCACGCGCTGCAGCTGGCGTGGGGGCGAGAGGTTCCAGCCAGCAATGTGCACATCAACGGATTCATCAGCGAGGGGTTGACGGCATCGGTCGAGCACAACCTCTGCCTCGCTGGCTTCCCCGGAGCGAGCGGCTACCCCGTGACGGACGTGCGCCGCACCTGCGTTTCGGCTGGAAAGGTGGAGACGAAGGATCCTGCCTTTCCGAAATATCGCGGGCCTTACACGAGCGATGAGTTGTTCACGTTGCCCGCGCTGGACGTGCTGAAGCGCAAGTATCAGTCGGCGCTGTTCTGGAGGTATCTCCAGGAGCAGTTCTCCTATCCGCTCGGACAGCCTCCCCATCCCGCGGGTCTCCCGTCCGGAATCGAACGCAAAGCGTTGACCCTCGACCAGCGCCCATCGGACGAAGGCATGGATCTGGTCGGCCAGATGCTCCTAGGCTTCGCCGAGCCGACCTCCGCCAAGCTGTCGACGGCGACGGCGATCAACAAGGTCCTCGCCAGCCGTCTGGGCCGGAGCCTGAGCGACGCCACGTTCGACTTCCACACAGCCTTGGCACTCAAAGAGTATACGGACACCGACCCGCGCTGGCGCTTCGAGTGGACGCACGGCTACGGCTACCACAGCGCCATCCCGCTCTCGGACGGCAAGCCCTTCACGATCGGGCCGCAGCTCACCAACAACACGTGCGATGTTTCGCTCAACGACCCGTGCGACGGCCTGCCGAGAGCGTACCGAATTGCCGACACTTGGGCGCCCGGGCCGACGAAGAAGGTGCTAGCAGCGGGCAGCGGCATCTCGAGCGTGCAGCCGGCGGGCGTCGGCGCGCGCGGTGCCGCGTTCCTGTCGGCGCGACCGGCGCCGGGTTGGATCGGCAAGAAGCTGTACTTCAGCGCCGAAGTGCTGCCGAAGTCCAACGGACCTCGCATCCGGGTGTTTCGGGTCGATCGCCAGTCATCGACCCAGCTCGTCCCCAAACCGGTCTGCCAGATTGGGTCGGATGGCGAGTGCCCGGGTGTGCAGTTGACCACCGGCTCCCTCTTCTTTGGCGTGCCCGTGATGATCGGGGCGAGCACGGAGGAAGTCGTAGTGGTAGTCAGCGGCGGTGCGGGTCCGTCGAACTTCACATGGTCGTTCGGGGCGGTCGCGGAGCATCTCGACATCGTCGATCCGATTCAGGCGACGCCGGCGTACGCAGGCAACAAGTTTGCGCGCAAGAAGTTCCTGGTGAAGCTCAGCTACCGCGACTCACTGAACCACCCCATCCCGCTACAGAACGTTGGGCCTGAACAGCTAGAAGTAACCGTGCCCAACTGTGCGGCTGCGGGAACCACGGGCTGCAAGCTGGAGCCGTGGGTGGACTTCTATCCCTACCCCCTGACCGGCGGCAACCTGTTGATGGTCACCGCACTGCCCGCCTCGTTCTACCCTGCAGTCGCGACTGACCTCGACCTCCAGGTCTCAATCAACGGCATCACGGCGTCGGCGCCGGCAGCCATAAAGACCGGGCTCGGCTCGGAGGCCGTCGTGCTGGCGCTCGACCGGAGCGGCAGTATGTTGGGAGATCGACTGGCCGCGGCCAAGGTTGCCGCTGAGGCTCTGGTCGACTCCTTCGCGCCCGCGGCCGGCTTCCCGACCACCTCCGCGGGAGTGGTCACCTACGCTGATGACGCCACCACGCTTCCGATCGGTTCGACCGGCATGCAGTTCGTCGGCGCAGGCGACGTTGCGGCGATCAATTCGGAAATCGGCAAGGTCACCGCTTTCGGCGCGACCAGCATCGGCGACGGCTTGCTCGAAGCGCAGTCGCTGTTGGCGGTCCGCTACGATCCGCCCGCGACGCTGACCGCAGACCGCCATCTCATCGTCGTGCTGTCGGACGGCAAGAACTCGGCTAACGCCACCCCCTCTGACTACTACTTTGAGAGCGATCCTCCCAAGGGTGATCTCGACGGCCCGTGGCCGAACCTGCCCCTTGGAAGAATCCCGCGAGGCGGTGTGCCGACGCTCAGGCTGCCGGTGGTCTCGAGTATCGCCTTCGGACAGGATGCCGACCTCTCCGAGCTCGATCACCTGGCGCGCCTCACCGGCGGTACTTTGGTGTACGCACCGAACCCACCAAAATCGCTCGCCCTGGCGACCCTCGACGTCTCGGATGCGATGCTCTCGGCGTACGGGACGAGCTCTCGTTTCGAGCGTGTCGTCTCGCGACGTGCAATTGGCGGCGCGTCTCCGGTGACCTTTTCCGTCGATGCCGGTGCGCACGAGCTGCGGGTCACCGTGGTGGCCACCGAACCCGAAGTTGCCCTGGGCAAGCTCGTCGCGCCATCCGGCATCGAATACCTTCCGCTGCTGGTGAACGCCGCTGAGTCCACTGCGACCTACCGCGTCCCGGATCCGGAGGCGGGGCCCTGGTCGGTCTTCACTCGCCCGGGGGCAGAGACGTTGCAACCGAACGTCCTGGTCGAAGCCAGTCTCGACTCCGACGCGCAGATGTTTGCGACCGTGGACGTCGGAGACGTTCTGCCTCTCGGCCAGACAGTCGGCACGGGGGAGCTCACCGCTTGGGTAGGCTCCGACGTTGCGCTCCGCGCGGTGGTCGTGGATCAGACGCCGCTCACCCGCTGCGTCGTCGATGCGGAGGTCACGCTGCCCGATGAGGTGACCCGGGTCGCCCTGCACCTCCAGGACGACGGCCAGCACGAGGATGGCCGGGCCGGAGACGGGATCTTCGGAGCCCCGTTCCACCACACGAGCCTCCCAGGAATGTACGCGGTTCGAACCTTCGCGACGTGCGCCCTCGACCCGGGCGACACGCGGGTCATTCGAGAGCGACAGCAAGGGTTCGTGCTGGCGCCGTTACCGGATCTCGACGGCGACGACCTCCCCGATCGCTGGCAGCTTCGGTACGGGCCACCGATGGAGGCGGATTCGGACGCGGATCGGGACGGTTTGACCGCGGACGGGGAGTTCCGGGCCGGCACGAACCCCCACATCAGCGATAGCGATGGAGGCGGTGAAGCGGATGGCTCCGAGGTCGCTGCAGGGCGGGACCCGCGGGATCCAACCGACGACGCGATCGACTCGCCGGTGCTGGACCCCCAGGCCGGGAACGGTGTGGTGTTCCTTCCCGCGGGCATGGGCTCGACGGGGACCGTTCTGACCGTCGAGCGGGCCCCCGACGAAGAGGGGCCGTTCCTGACGGTCGCGGGCGCTCGAAGTGGCGAGTCACCGTTCGTGGTCGTGCCCGCGCCGAACGGACAGCGCGGCTGTTATCGCATGCGTGCCGAGCGCGGACCCGTGCTCAGTGGCTGGTCGGCAGTCGAGTGTGCAACGCCCAACATCGATCCGGTCCCGCCGATCGTGCGCATCAAGACCGGTCAGGTATTGTCGCGCACTCGCGACGTGAGCCTGGAGCTCGAGGTCGAGGACCCCAGCCTGACCACGCACGTGCAACCGACCGTCGAGCTCGGAACCGTGGTGTCCGGCGTGGTCGAGCTTCGCCACTCGTTTGCCGGTATCTCCATCGAGACCGTGGCCTGGCAGCCGGTCGCCACCCGCCTGGACATTCGCCTGCCGGACGTCTCGGCAGGCGAGGTCTACGTGCAAGCGCGAGACCTGGCCGGGAACGTCAGCAAGGTCGCGCGCGTCGGCTTCCGCCGGTTGCTCGATACCCGCGTCGATCAAGCCATCGCTGCTGAAGAACGCGCCGAGGATGCGCTGGACGCTGGGAGCTTGTCCGCGGCAAGAGCGGAGATCGTCGCCTCGCTCCTCACGCTCGACGATGCGGCGCTGGCTTCCGTCAAGCGGGTGTCCCTCTCGAAGGGCCCGAATCTGGACGAGGTGCACGTGCTGACGACGCTGCTGAAGGTGAAGGGGCTGAAGATGACTTGCATCGCCCTGCTCGAGCCGCACACCCTCCACCTGGCGAACCAGCGGCTCCAGGAAGCCCTGTCTCTGGAGCTCGACCTCGCCGTCTTTGGCAAGGAGCGAGGGCTGCCACTGTGAATGGGTGGGCTCGGCTGGGGCTCGCCGCTGCGCTTGCCACTCTGAGCTGCGGTGAATCTGCGGATGGCGATGGTGGCGCCGGAACCGGCGGCTCTCCCCCGAGTTGTTTCGACCTCGTCTTGACGCCGGCGGTGTTGGGTGAGCCCGGTCGCTGGCACTGGGTCTCTGACGCGCTTCCTGGTGCGATCTTCGCAAGCTCGGAAGGCTTGCACGTCGCGTGGGTTGCCTATCGATTTCAGTCAGAAAAGACCGGCCAGTACACCTCGGACGCGGTGGAACACCTGGTACTAACGACGGTCGCTCCAGATCACGCAGTTTCGCACCGTGTGTACTCGCTACTTCCGGAAGGAGCGCTCTTTCCCGAGGGAGAAATCAACTCGGTCGCCGCCGGTCCCGACGGTACAGTCGTCATCGGATACGAGTGGCGAGAGGCCGGAGTCTGGCACCCGGAAGCGGCGTTGCTCCGACCGGGCGAGGCCGAGCCCTTCGCGCGGGTCGCGCTTCCGGTGGCCAACACCGGCGACGACGTGGGCCTCCAGACGCACGCTGCGTGGGACGGCGAAGCGTTCGCGATGCACGCCTACGGTATCCCTCCGCAGTTCAGCTTGTTCGTGGCGAGGGTCAGTGCTCAAGGCGAGCTGCTCCTCCCCTTCACGCGGTACGGCGAGACCATCAACGTGGGCTACGGTCCGCTCGGGCACAAGACGGCGACCAGTTCGGAGAGCGGCCGAAGTTACGTCCTCGATGGTTCGTATTCGGTGTTGCTGAGTGGACACCTCCGCGATGGCGACCGGCTACCGGGAACTGGGGGGGGGGCAAAGGTGGTGGACATCAAGGACGTGATCGTGGCTGGCACAGTTCCCGTCGCGGTTGCGGCGGACGCGACGGGCGCGTGGCTTGCGGCCAAAGCGGGAGGTGCTGAGCTGGCCATCCCGGTTCAGCGCACGGGCGTGGACGGCGCCCCGCAGGGCCCGCCGGTCCTGTTGGAACCTTTCCTCGGCGGAGGGATCCTCGGAATGGCCCTGCTCCCACGACCTGATTCCCTGGTGTTGCTCTCGGCTTCGGGGACGAACGTCCATCGTCAGGATCTAGAAAGCGGCAAACTGCGCAAACCATGGGCACTGCTCGACGGGACAGAATGGGGCAACATCGACATTCGCCAGATGTCCGCGGTCGACTGGAACGGCGAAACCTGGCTCGCCTATCACCAAGCCTCACACGCGGTCCACGTCAGGCTGGTGAAGGCCACACCCGGATGTGTCTACGTGGCCGAACCGCCCGGGCTACCCGACGGGACCTAGCGAAAGCGCGGTAACCAGTCCGCGAACTAAGTGAGCGGCGAAGGGTGTTCATCCCGAAGCCCGACGGGCGGCAGCGGCGGATTGGTGTGCCGGCGCTCGAGGACAAGATCGTGCAGCAGGCCGTGCGCATGGTCTTGGAGCCCGTAGTGTTCGAAAACCCAGCCCACGAAATCGCCGCCGATTTTGGGGCAATGAGGCTCCCTCTGCAGCAGCCGCTCGGCCCATCTAGATTCGCTGGATGAGAGCTCTCGTGATGCATCTTTGGGTCCTCAGCGTTGCCG contains:
- a CDS encoding CPBP family intramembrane metalloprotease, translating into MPGALPSFGDDVLGQLLVIALPEESFYRGYLQTALDDVWKPRVKILGAELGWGILVSSALFALGHFATEVHPNRLAVFFPALVFGWLRARTKGVGAGIVFHALCNLFAAYLARSYGMGH
- a CDS encoding VWA domain-containing protein, giving the protein MVVVSPSRAVGQINVALSYCAPDLGHGCDNQIPSACPQLLQGYKGTGTANSPSVRRLRVFLGYYVGVGANKTAAIAATDRIELCRVKSTNEVDCPGVVPWLVYDKNVPATSIDPNSVAQGFTLTDRQPARLIPIDWASPGEAETHLMVRVNGGSTILGDIGAHGICASWRELAADPPGGKFLVVGVNPTTLSLFHACTDGSKLDWAQGLLGHVPQRNACVSPQIADYVRQAFGTIDVAQRDRVQSGLAPPNLANPSAADAKVAWFNGRNATGAALPMRLLLGPHPSAGQSDWGALHMNVDAIRNIQPGLLPHQALAGPAIDALDIITHEYFHALQLAWGREVPASNVHINGFISEGLTASVEHNLCLAGFPGASGYPVTDVRRTCVSAGKVETKDPAFPKYRGPYTSDELFTLPALDVLKRKYQSALFWRYLQEQFSYPLGQPPHPAGLPSGIERKALTLDQRPSDEGMDLVGQMLLGFAEPTSAKLSTATAINKVLASRLGRSLSDATFDFHTALALKEYTDTDPRWRFEWTHGYGYHSAIPLSDGKPFTIGPQLTNNTCDVSLNDPCDGLPRAYRIADTWAPGPTKKVLAAGSGISSVQPAGVGARGAAFLSARPAPGWIGKKLYFSAEVLPKSNGPRIRVFRVDRQSSTQLVPKPVCQIGSDGECPGVQLTTGSLFFGVPVMIGASTEEVVVVVSGGAGPSNFTWSFGAVAEHLDIVDPIQATPAYAGNKFARKKFLVKLSYRDSLNHPIPLQNVGPEQLEVTVPNCAAAGTTGCKLEPWVDFYPYPLTGGNLLMVTALPASFYPAVATDLDLQVSINGITASAPAAIKTGLGSEAVVLALDRSGSMLGDRLAAAKVAAEALVDSFAPAAGFPTTSAGVVTYADDATTLPIGSTGMQFVGAGDVAAINSEIGKVTAFGATSIGDGLLEAQSLLAVRYDPPATLTADRHLIVVLSDGKNSANATPSDYYFESDPPKGDLDGPWPNLPLGRIPRGGVPTLRLPVVSSIAFGQDADLSELDHLARLTGGTLVYAPNPPKSLALATLDVSDAMLSAYGTSSRFERVVSRRAIGGASPVTFSVDAGAHELRVTVVATEPEVALGKLVAPSGIEYLPLLVNAAESTATYRVPDPEAGPWSVFTRPGAETLQPNVLVEASLDSDAQMFATVDVGDVLPLGQTVGTGELTAWVGSDVALRAVVVDQTPLTRCVVDAEVTLPDEVTRVALHLQDDGQHEDGRAGDGIFGAPFHHTSLPGMYAVRTFATCALDPGDTRVIRERQQGFVLAPLPDLDGDDLPDRWQLRYGPPMEADSDADRDGLTADGEFRAGTNPHISDSDGGGEADGSEVAAGRDPRDPTDDAIDSPVLDPQAGNGVVFLPAGMGSTGTVLTVERAPDEEGPFLTVAGARSGESPFVVVPAPNGQRGCYRMRAERGPVLSGWSAVECATPNIDPVPPIVRIKTGQVLSRTRDVSLELEVEDPSLTTHVQPTVELGTVVSGVVELRHSFAGISIETVAWQPVATRLDIRLPDVSAGEVYVQARDLAGNVSKVARVGFRRLLDTRVDQAIAAEERAEDALDAGSLSAARAEIVASLLTLDDAALASVKRVSLSKGPNLDEVHVLTTLLKVKGLKMTCIALLEPHTLHLANQRLQEALSLELDLAVFGKERGLPL